From a region of the Arachis ipaensis cultivar K30076 chromosome B09, Araip1.1, whole genome shotgun sequence genome:
- the LOC107618660 gene encoding LOW QUALITY PROTEIN: cellulose synthase-like protein G2 (The sequence of the model RefSeq protein was modified relative to this genomic sequence to represent the inferred CDS: inserted 1 base in 1 codon; added 33 bases not found in genome assembly) has translation MEFVAHRKMIKEKYEVFKEDMLRFREDEVHSGDATGITSQNHASIIEVCSWQVIQEDSRDEIEPVNLPSLVYVSREKKPSHPHHFKAGALNALYRVSAVMSNSPYILVLDCDMFCSEPDSARQALCFHLDPKLSPSLAYVQFPQKFHNISKNDIYDSQHRSAYKVLWQGMDGLRGPVLSGTGFYMKREALYGNYKIKGTEHDEIIQLFLXLDMSITTAYSLLGTELEPQQQFGTSNKLIKSLKQQNFTPDLVNGGKALPDEETLLLASCNYETNTKWGQEIGFLYGTVCEDVHTGFMLNCNGWNSVFCDPPKPQFLGNSTTNLNELLIQGTRWGSGLLDIGSSRFCPLIYGPLRMSLLQSLCVSELTYFPLYCLPLWCFAIVPQLCLLYGFSLYPKVSDPIFFIFLFIFLSSLTKHLVEVLTTGGTFRKWIIEQRIWMMKSVTCHFYGLLDATLKKLGLREGSFMPTNKVEDHEQTMLYQMDKYDFRTSKMFLVPMVAIIIFNMSCFFGGIYRVASVGDWNSMFMQLLLPCYVIVVNYPIIEGLIRKDKGSISTSVIILSNFLVTIIHFVLSPLLR, from the exons GAAAAGTATGAGGTTTTCAAAGAAGACATGTTAAGATTTAGAGAAGATGAGGTTCACTCTGGAGATGCTACTGGCATAACAAGTCAAAATCATGCATCTATCATTGAG GTATGTTCTTGGCAGGTGATACAAGAAGATAGCAGAGATGAAATAGAGCCTGTGAATTTGCCTAGTCTTGTATACGTTTCCCGCGAGAAAAAGCCTTCTCATCCTCACCATTTCAAAGCTGGAGCACTCAATGCACTT TATCGCGTCTCTGCCGTGATGAGCAATTCTCCATACATTCTAGTGCTGGACTGTGACATGTTCTGCAGCGAGCCGGATTCAGCGCGACAAGCACTGTGTTTCCACCTTGATCCAAAGCTATCACCTTCCCTTGCATATGTGCAATTCCCACAGAAATTTCACAACATAAGCAAGAATGATATATATGATAGTCAGCACAGATCAGCATACAAA GTTCTATGGCAAGGTATGGATGGACTTAGGGGGCCTGTGTTGTCTGGCACAGGATTCTATATGAAAAGGGAAGCTCTATATGGAAATTACAAAATCAAAGGTACAGAACATGATGAAATTATTCAGTTGTTTT CTTTAGATATGAGTATCACAACTGCATACTCATTGTTAGGCACTGAACTTGAACCCCAACAACAATTTGGCACATCCAACAAGTTAATCAAATCCTTAAAACAACAGAATTTCACTCCTGATTTGGTGAATGGCGGGAAAGCTTTACCTGATGAAGAGACTCTACTTTTGGCTTCATGTAACTATGAAACTAACACTAAATGGGGTCAAGAG ATTGGATTCTTGTATGGTACTGTATGTGAAGATGTTCACACTGGATTCATGCTGAATTGCAATGGTTGGAATTCAGTTTTTTGTGATCCACCTAAGCCACAGTTCCTTGGAAACAGTACAACTAACCTGAATGAATTGCTAATTCAAGGAACAAGATGGGGTTCTGGTCTTCTTGACATTGGTTCAAGCAGGTTCTGCCCTCTTATATATGGACCTCTAAGGATGTCCCTACTTCAAAGCCTTTGTGTTTCTGAGCTTACATATTTCCCTCTTTATTGTTTGCCTCTTTGGTGTTTTGCCATTGTCCCTCAACTTTGTCTACTATATGGATTTTCCCTCTACCCTAAG GTCTCAGACCcaattttcttcatttttctgTTCATCTTCCTATCATCTCTAACAAAACACTTAGTTGAAGTCCTCACAACTGGAGGAACATTCAGAAAGTGGATAATAGAACAAAGGATATGGATGATGAAATCAGTCACATGCCACTTCTATGGATTGTTGGATGCAACACTCAAAAAACTTGGTCTAAGAGAGGGTAGTTTCATGCCGACCAACAAAGTGGAGGATCATGAACAAACCATGTTGTACCAAATGGACAAGTATGATTTCAGGACATCAAAAATGTTTCTTGTTCCAATGGTTGCAATCATAATCTTCAACATGAGTTGCTTCTTTGGGGGAATCTATAGAGTGGCTTCAGTTGGAGATTGGAACAGCATGTTCATGCAGCtattgcttccatgttatgtcaTTGTTGTGAATTATCCCATCATTGAAGGGCTGATAAGAAAAGACAAAGGAAGCATTTCAACTTCAGTGATTATACTTTCTAACTTTTTGGTAACTATTATTCATTTTGTACTTTCTCCTCTCCTAAGATAA